Proteins encoded in a region of the Candidatus Zixiibacteriota bacterium genome:
- a CDS encoding CHASE domain-containing protein encodes MTNEVKPNVEPSGRLMGRLVSHPPWTAGAVLMLGLVASLILHGSVSRLEQNRAQDNFDLVALKHLNLLERSIEASIAPLETLRAFYRSSDSVYRDEFRSFVEPLLTAHPEIEALQWIPRLARVKQSKYEETARAEGIVDFAVRSWPTGESAREGEYLYPIYVTEPYDENRNLMGLNLASHPELVESISWSCDQNTVAATQMLRVDNHPDADPVMFVLMPVYQTGHQLTTVKDRRKYLRGYVAASYQTDRIISLTLTPQEIEQFDLVVSDMMAPSGQPLLYQTEMKGREKTRLLSSDDEIEASDEVSHSAVLNLADRLWSVHYLPTDSFLRRQESGMGIAVLATGLVVSILLAVGALTGLHHTAKIRGVSRQLRTAKETLEQDMRKRRKMEQDLRLTQFTVDKAADAVYWMGSDARFVYVNEAACRVLGYTNEELLELTVYDIDTNMQADLWPKHWEDLKQFRSFTIKSSHRTKSGRVFPVEVTVNLLEFEDQMYNCVYARDISDRQNQPSSSDTSLCSFQNFADNYDQGIAVISPRKTVLFMNRKLKQEYPDVDLGQSPQCFELFNSGVGNGICTGCPAEISVEQGATCRARVQRVTQDSRQPSNITTSPIRDKDGEIVAFVEIMIDGADPSEISIIKESSVLAKASKQDSPLG; translated from the coding sequence GTGACCAACGAAGTTAAACCCAACGTGGAACCATCCGGGCGTCTAATGGGACGTCTGGTATCCCACCCTCCGTGGACAGCGGGGGCTGTTTTAATGCTCGGGCTGGTAGCATCTTTGATTCTGCACGGCTCAGTTAGCAGGCTGGAACAGAACCGGGCGCAGGACAACTTCGATTTGGTCGCGCTCAAACACCTGAACTTGCTCGAACGATCGATCGAGGCCAGTATTGCTCCCCTTGAGACTCTCCGCGCCTTTTACCGCTCATCGGATTCTGTTTATCGTGATGAGTTTCGTTCGTTTGTCGAACCGCTGCTGACAGCACACCCGGAAATCGAAGCCCTCCAGTGGATTCCCCGCCTGGCCAGAGTCAAACAATCCAAATATGAAGAAACGGCGCGAGCCGAAGGCATAGTCGATTTCGCCGTGCGGTCCTGGCCGACCGGTGAGTCTGCTCGGGAAGGCGAGTATCTGTATCCGATTTACGTCACCGAACCATACGATGAAAACCGGAACCTGATGGGACTGAACCTGGCTTCACATCCCGAATTGGTAGAGTCCATCTCCTGGTCCTGCGATCAGAATACCGTGGCCGCCACCCAAATGCTGCGAGTGGATAATCACCCCGATGCCGACCCGGTCATGTTTGTGTTGATGCCGGTCTATCAAACCGGACACCAACTTACCACCGTCAAGGACCGCCGCAAATACCTCAGAGGATATGTAGCGGCTTCATACCAAACAGATCGCATTATCAGTCTGACTCTTACCCCACAGGAAATAGAGCAGTTCGACCTGGTGGTCTCGGACATGATGGCTCCGTCCGGGCAACCACTACTGTACCAAACGGAAATGAAAGGCCGCGAGAAAACTCGTTTGTTATCTTCTGATGATGAAATCGAGGCAAGCGATGAGGTAAGCCACTCAGCCGTTCTCAATCTGGCTGATCGTCTTTGGTCGGTTCACTATCTTCCAACTGACTCGTTTCTGCGCCGACAGGAATCGGGGATGGGCATAGCGGTTCTGGCAACCGGCCTGGTGGTTTCGATCCTGCTGGCTGTAGGCGCCCTGACCGGATTGCATCACACGGCCAAAATTCGTGGAGTCTCCCGCCAACTGAGGACGGCCAAAGAGACGCTGGAGCAGGATATGCGCAAACGCCGCAAAATGGAACAAGACCTACGCCTGACCCAGTTCACCGTCGACAAGGCGGCTGACGCAGTCTATTGGATGGGGTCTGATGCCCGCTTTGTCTATGTAAACGAAGCTGCTTGTCGCGTGCTCGGTTACACCAATGAAGAACTGCTGGAATTGACAGTGTACGACATTGATACCAACATGCAGGCTGATCTGTGGCCCAAACATTGGGAGGATCTCAAACAGTTCAGGTCTTTCACCATCAAATCGAGCCATCGAACCAAGTCCGGCCGGGTTTTCCCGGTTGAGGTAACAGTGAATCTGCTTGAGTTTGAAGATCAAATGTACAACTGCGTTTACGCGCGGGACATCTCAGACCGTCAAAACCAGCCGTCTTCGTCCGATACCAGTTTGTGCAGTTTCCAGAACTTTGCCGACAATTACGACCAGGGGATTGCCGTGATCAGCCCCCGAAAGACAGTGCTCTTCATGAATCGAAAACTCAAACAAGAGTATCCCGACGTCGATCTCGGCCAAAGCCCACAGTGTTTTGAGCTGTTCAACTCAGGCGTCGGTAATGGTATCTGTACCGGCTGTCCGGCGGAAATCAGCGTCGAGCAGGGGGCTACCTGCCGGGCCAGAGTGCAACGAGTCACCCAGGATAGTCGCCAACCGTCCAACATCACCACCTCGCCGATACGAGATAAAGATGGCGAAATAGTAGCCTTTGTTGAGATAATGATCGATGGCGCCGACCCTTCCGAGATCAGCATCATCAAGGAAAGCTCTGTATTGGCCAAGGCTTCCAAACAGGATTCACCTTTGGGGTAG